The sequence ATGGTAAAACTGTTTGCTCTAAGGATGTTGTTCTTCTCTCTCATCATGACAGAAAACCCATTCTGATTCTAAGTTCTCCAGAAACGCTACGAAAATTGGACCCATTGTCTCTTGTTTCTGATGGTGTTGATTGAGCTGTAATCAcagcagagttttttttaaatttaatacaTACGTTTTGGTTTTTTCTCCCCATAGATGCTTCAACATACGCACATTTCCTGTTCAATGCATTTGACACAGACCACAATGGCTGTGTGAGTTTTGAGGTAGGACCCGTGTATTCCTGTTCCTAAAGAATCAATGAGTAGcatactgcatgtgtgtgtgttgagaatGTCAACAATCCCAAAAGTCTTGTCCATCACTGAATTTAACTACAAAACTACATCAAACTAAACATTTTTCAACTCTGTGAGCCCCTGAGGAATTACACTGGGACATTATGCAAACTGCAACCCCAATCCTTTTAAATTAGCCCAAGTAAGTCCACTTGAGATGCTATCAACATGTGATAAATATTTATGAAGGGCATATATTTGCTTATTAGGACAGAAAAGATATCATTATGCCAACCCAGAGCTAATGTGCAGTGAATTCAGTCCAAAAGTATGGGGAGTCCCTGAGGGCCACCACAGATTGTGAGACAGTTAATAACTTGAATAACAAGGAATTCTGATTCATAGCATCTGTAGTATTACTGTTTCATCATTTGCCTCTAATTAATGCCTGacataatatttttttagaaaGGTTGAGGCATGAATTCAGTTGAAATACTACCTACATGTAATGTGCATGgtgaatatttttgtttttgtttatctcACAGGTTTTTGAGTACTTGTTGTTTACATTAAGCTCATTTTTTAAACGGGTATATTTTATACAGTTCTCAGTGAAGCTTGTTTCCACTGCAGGATTTTGTTATGGGCCTTTCTATCCTTCTGCGAGGCACAATCCAGGAAAAACTCAACTGGGCTTTCAACCTGTATGATATCAATAAAGATGGATATATCACTAAAGAGGTATGTCCCAACCATCAATCAATGAACGACCTAAATATTCATCTGTTATTTGAAGTAGATTTCAAGGCAAGAGATTTTCTCAATGCTACAGTTCACCCCCAAAACAAACCATGGTCTGGCTAAAAGGTCaggatgctaacatgctcacaatgaagATGCTTACAACTTGATGTGTAACAGGTGTAAAGTCTTTACTGTGTTCACCATCACAGtttagcttgttagcatgctaacattagattaatttcacaaaacacaaagtacaggcAGGTGGCGATGTAATTCGTTTTGTATTTGGTTATAAATGCCAATAGAAGTTTTGACCTGATGTTGGCGCGGGATGGTAAGTCAGGGAGTCACCTGAGGTGGACCAGCCTAGAACCCAGACAAATCTGCAAGTTCATGTTCCATTTGCTCTGGCTGGCAGATACTCCTactccccgcccccccccacccccaagcCAGACCCTGGGCAGAATAACCTTTTACCTCTAAAGTCCAAGACTTTTCTCGCCTGCATTCTGCGACAGGTTTCCTGAACGGACGCATTTCTAAGGACTGTCTTTGTCTGCTGGCTTgtaaggagaggagaaaaaaaaaacgtaatacaCTGTTTCCAAAGAACAATTGTGAAATGTTCGTTATAATAATGATGATCTATTATTCAATTATTCAATAATGATCTATCACAGTCAACCATTTATGTCACCAGGGCAGGTTGAAGATGATTACTGACTGAACGTAGAAGAAATCTGAGATCAAACCAGTTACGTGGTTTTGATCAAATACGAATCAAGATTCTATTACCGTATCGCTGCTTATTGTACTCTCTTCAAATATTTGGCTGTAATATGAGAAAGGTTTTTCCTGCTTAAATATGGACCAAGCACCTGCATGAGTTGCTCCGAGCTACGTCGTTCCGTTGCTCTGAGGTTGTGGATCTTCTCAGTGGTGTCTGGAGGCATCTTGGTTGCCACGTTGATAATACTCATGGGTATTGGACATTTTactcaaaaccaaaaatgtgCTCCAGGAGATGTCAGAAAAGAATCAAAGTCATAATGATTCATCCTCCTAGGATCACATCATGTCATGGCAAGCCATCAACACGCTTGATAAATAACGCTTTATTGAATTTTAAttaagtttaaattttttttgttgcatttttactatttatttttgtatgttgtatttgCATTGATCTTGTGTATTTGTCACTGCTGTGAAGCCGATGGCCCCTCTGGGGACAAATAGAGTTCTACTTGATTAAATACAGGTTGAGCTATATGTGTCAGGTGCAGCAGCCACTACCATCCCTAGAGATAGATAACCCTCAAACTTCACAGTCAACAGTCTTCATAGAGACTCTTTCTTTCAGCAGAAGTAGTTCCAATAAAATAACGCCGACAGTAAGGTCTGTGTATTAGCCAGGGGAACGGGAACATTGCCTCTTTTCAATTTccaaatgtcatttttcaaatCTTTGATAGAATTCCATTCACCTTTCCATTCCATTCACCTTCCAATTGAGTTGAAGTAGCAGCAGAAATATCTAAAGCTCAAAATGTCAGGCACATGAAGCCAAAGTGATCTGCATGGCTTTCCATTTGGAGTAAATGAGGAAtggctttttttgtaatttgggagAACTGACTATTGTCTGTGTCGCAGGAAATGCTAGACATCATGAAGGCCATCTACGACATGATGGGGAAATGCACGTACCCTGTCCTCAGAGAGGAGACGCCTCGTCAGCATGTAGAAGTATTCTTTCAGGCAAGTGTGTCGTTGGCAGCGCTCGCTGCACTGTAAATGTCAGTCGCCGTATAGAGGCCGCTTCTCATCTTTCCTTGTCTCCGTCTCCAACAGAAGATGGACAAGAATAAAGACGGAGTGGTAACCATCGACGAGTTTATCGACTGCTGCCAAAACGTAAGCTGGACATCCCGACACATCTCTTTACTACTGCTGGCACACTTGTCTTTTTCTCATTACGTTGTTTCTATTTGTGCGCAGGATGAAAACATCATGCGGTCGATGCACCTCTTTGAAAATGTTCTCTAACTTTTGGCTGGCTGCGGAGGCTTTGGACGAGGACATCATCTTTAGCTTGGCCCAATAACTGACATGGACTCATACTGTGTACTGCGTGCTATGCAGAATTTTGATCATAGATAAAATATTGTTCATTACTGTGGGCTGCAAGTAGAAGTAGGCAATATGGTGCGAACACTCTGGAATGAGTTGCATTGTGAAAATGTTATTGAATACAAACCTTTATattagataaaaaataaataaaagaggaaaaaggtgaaaatgaaaaaatcttAACTTCGAGGTCTCCACCATTACTCTCTGGAGAGTCTTTCTATTCTGCAAACTGCATTAGCCTccgacatcacacacacacacacacacacacacggggaaaAGAGATTTGTGTTGAAGGGGTTTTAGAGAGAATGCTTCTATCTGTGCAGCATTGACTTTTATTTACTGCCAAGTGGAATCACTGTGACTTTTTACAGCATAAAAAAACCAGAACAAAATGCCTGAGGTAACTTCACACCCCCTCTCAGTTTTTACATTCCAGACTGGCTCTCAATTCCAGAGTGTTCTTATCCCGACTTAGTTACCCATTGTggttggtctttttttttttttgctctttcaagcatttagaaacaaaagaaaacataccTTTTTAAAGTGTATATACTATAGATAAAGCATTAGATAAAAACTCTATGAGAAACTTTTAGACTTTGTTCAAGTTTACTTGCCAACTAGaatgagacaaca comes from Etheostoma spectabile isolate EspeVRDwgs_2016 chromosome 19, UIUC_Espe_1.0, whole genome shotgun sequence and encodes:
- the kcnip4a gene encoding Kv channel-interacting protein 4 isoform X2, producing the protein MLSAIWETEGLQTVGIVVLVFASIKLLHLLGLISFSEDSVEDELELSTVRHRPEGLEQLEAQTSFSRKELQILYRGFKNECPSGVVNEETFKDIYAQFFPQGDASTYAHFLFNAFDTDHNGCVSFEDFVMGLSILLRGTIQEKLNWAFNLYDINKDGYITKEEMLDIMKAIYDMMGKCTYPVLREETPRQHVEVFFQKMDKNKDGVVTIDEFIDCCQNDENIMRSMHLFENVL
- the kcnip4a gene encoding Kv channel-interacting protein 4 isoform X3 gives rise to the protein MSCRKRCKREIFKFAQYLYRLITGTNTDSVEDELELSTVRHRPEGLEQLEAQTSFSRKELQILYRGFKNECPSGVVNEETFKDIYAQFFPQGDASTYAHFLFNAFDTDHNGCVSFEDFVMGLSILLRGTIQEKLNWAFNLYDINKDGYITKEEMLDIMKAIYDMMGKCTYPVLREETPRQHVEVFFQKMDKNKDGVVTIDEFIDCCQNDENIMRSMHLFENVL
- the kcnip4a gene encoding Kv channel-interacting protein 4 isoform X1; translation: MCTPTKRTQWREDLQHFRKDNGFSKKVLFNCCLVRRIITWASPKQKDSVEDELELSTVRHRPEGLEQLEAQTSFSRKELQILYRGFKNECPSGVVNEETFKDIYAQFFPQGDASTYAHFLFNAFDTDHNGCVSFEDFVMGLSILLRGTIQEKLNWAFNLYDINKDGYITKEEMLDIMKAIYDMMGKCTYPVLREETPRQHVEVFFQKMDKNKDGVVTIDEFIDCCQNDENIMRSMHLFENVL